Proteins encoded in a region of the Dorea longicatena genome:
- a CDS encoding M48 family metallopeptidase has protein sequence MKYILQTDNETIEIPIIRSKRKTLGLEVKYDGTVNARVPMRAPREIIERFIREHEAWIIRKRQEWSLAGNNQDDVAGEFGERKRRGANAVDPSKILPPVETKEGKAKIRQYIERQVEYYAKIMGVTYGRISMRNQKTRWGSCSSQGNLNFNNRLLFVPEELVDYVVVHELAHRKEMNHSNAFWNVVEKYMPDYKERRKKLREYHIE, from the coding sequence ATGAAATATATTTTACAAACGGATAATGAAACAATAGAGATTCCGATTATACGATCAAAAAGGAAAACACTAGGGTTAGAAGTGAAATATGATGGTACAGTAAATGCAAGAGTTCCAATGCGGGCACCAAGAGAGATTATAGAAAGATTTATCCGGGAACATGAAGCGTGGATTATCAGAAAGCGGCAGGAATGGAGCCTGGCTGGAAACAATCAGGATGATGTGGCAGGAGAGTTTGGAGAAAGAAAGAGACGTGGGGCGAATGCGGTAGATCCGTCGAAGATTCTTCCACCGGTCGAAACGAAAGAAGGAAAAGCGAAGATCAGACAATATATAGAAAGGCAAGTTGAATATTACGCAAAAATAATGGGTGTTACATATGGAAGGATATCTATGCGTAATCAAAAAACACGATGGGGAAGCTGTAGCAGTCAGGGAAATTTGAATTTTAATAATCGGTTGTTATTTGTGCCGGAAGAACTGGTTGATTATGTAGTGGTGCATGAACTGGCACACAGAAAAGAGATGAATCATTCGAATGCATTTTGGAATGTGGTAGAGAAGTATATGCCGGATTATAAGGAACGCAGGAAAAAACTAAGGGAGTATCATATAGAATAA
- a CDS encoding amino acid ABC transporter permease, which yields MFKVSYFLEVLPIIASKVNITFELTVAATIFALIVGVIIAIIGYYKIPVLYQLTRVYVSIMRGTPVVAQLYFFYYGIALYSAFVRNMTPLIAVAVVMSFNMGAFMSESIRGALLSVDEGQKEAAYSLGMTNFQLVTRIVIPQAVRVALPPLFNDIINLIKMTSLAFMLGVPDIMGAAKIEGARTFRYFEIYAAVMLVYWLIIFVLGILHKLLEKKCANMY from the coding sequence ATGTTTAAAGTAAGTTATTTTTTGGAAGTCCTGCCGATTATTGCGAGTAAAGTTAATATTACATTTGAATTAACGGTAGCTGCGACAATATTCGCACTGATTGTGGGAGTCATTATTGCAATCATCGGTTATTACAAAATTCCGGTGTTGTATCAGCTGACCAGAGTGTATGTCTCTATTATGCGAGGTACACCGGTCGTAGCACAGTTATATTTCTTCTATTATGGAATTGCATTATACAGTGCATTTGTAAGAAATATGACACCTCTTATCGCAGTAGCGGTAGTTATGAGTTTTAATATGGGAGCTTTTATGTCAGAAAGTATCAGAGGAGCATTATTATCCGTTGATGAAGGACAGAAAGAAGCTGCATATTCACTGGGAATGACGAATTTTCAGCTGGTTACGAGAATCGTAATTCCACAGGCTGTACGTGTGGCATTGCCGCCGCTTTTTAACGACATCATTAATTTGATCAAGATGACTTCACTTGCATTTATGCTTGGGGTACCGGATATCATGGGAGCCGCCAAGATTGAGGGAGCCAGAACGTTCAGATATTTTGAAATTTATGCGGCCGTTATGCTGGTGTACTGGCTGATCATATTTGTGCTTGGAATCTTACACAAATTATTAGAAAAGAAATGTGCAAATATGTATTAA
- a CDS encoding MalY/PatB family protein, translating into MEKLVYVDRRNTNCNKWDGQQKMFGEEGLHAMWVADMDFRVPECVVSALREYVESGVYGYYKIPDAYYQAFIDWEREHHGYEVKKEWIRFSPGVVAGFHWLLQILTEENDAVIVNTPVYYPFLDAVKNNHRNLICSDLKNENGEYSIDFDDFEKKITDHQVKLFILCSPHNPAGRVWKKEELKRLFEICRAHQVYIISDEIHQDLVFGENKHIPSLSTGEYDDIMVSIVAASKTFNIAGAQNSMVIIPDEKLQEKWDAYVKGNRVLGGNAFGYVAAQAAYTGGNEWLTLVLDQIEENYQYLKAELAEKLPEAVVTPLEGTYLCWINLEAYVSADEMKEVIQKKCRLAVDFGDWFGGERFGTFIRMNLATSKENVEIGVNALIMNLMRK; encoded by the coding sequence ATGGAAAAGCTGGTTTATGTAGACCGAAGAAATACAAACTGTAATAAATGGGACGGACAGCAGAAAATGTTCGGAGAAGAAGGACTTCATGCAATGTGGGTGGCAGATATGGACTTCCGTGTACCGGAGTGTGTAGTCAGTGCACTGAGGGAATATGTGGAATCCGGAGTGTATGGGTATTATAAGATTCCGGATGCTTATTATCAGGCATTCATTGACTGGGAGAGAGAACATCACGGATATGAAGTGAAAAAAGAATGGATCCGGTTTTCACCGGGAGTTGTAGCAGGATTCCACTGGCTGTTGCAGATTCTGACAGAAGAAAATGATGCGGTAATTGTAAATACACCGGTATACTATCCGTTTTTAGACGCAGTAAAGAACAATCACAGAAATTTAATCTGTTCCGATCTTAAGAACGAGAATGGAGAATACTCGATTGATTTCGATGATTTTGAGAAAAAGATCACAGATCATCAGGTGAAATTATTTATTTTGTGTTCACCACATAATCCGGCGGGAAGAGTATGGAAAAAAGAAGAGTTAAAGCGGCTTTTTGAAATCTGCAGAGCGCATCAGGTGTATATTATATCAGATGAGATCCATCAGGATCTGGTATTTGGAGAGAATAAGCATATCCCATCTTTGTCAACCGGAGAGTATGATGATATTATGGTATCGATCGTGGCTGCATCGAAGACATTCAATATTGCGGGTGCACAGAATTCTATGGTGATCATTCCGGATGAAAAACTTCAGGAAAAGTGGGATGCTTATGTAAAAGGCAACAGAGTACTGGGAGGAAATGCTTTTGGTTATGTTGCAGCGCAGGCTGCATATACAGGAGGTAATGAATGGCTGACACTGGTACTGGATCAGATTGAAGAGAATTATCAATATCTGAAAGCAGAACTTGCGGAAAAACTTCCGGAGGCGGTTGTGACTCCGCTGGAAGGAACGTATCTTTGCTGGATCAATCTGGAAGCATATGTAAGTGCAGATGAGATGAAAGAAGTGATCCAGAAGAAGTGCCGTCTGGCCGTTGATTTCGGTGACTGGTTCGGCGGAGAACGCTTTGGTACGTTTATAAGAATGAATCTTGCGACATCAAAAGAGAATGTAGAGATTGGTGTCAATGCGTTGATCATGAACTTAATGAGAAAATAG
- a CDS encoding M20 metallopeptidase family protein gives MSNINDKIRQIAKETEPELIHIRRELHQYPELGIDLPKTHEIISRELHKIPGLKIREHAAGGYGLIAELKGKKEQGKNVLLRADIDALPLEEKVESDYKSRYDGCMHACGHDGHATWLIGAAKILAQLTDEFGGCIRFAFQPGEEVGLGADTMIEEDKVLEDPKMDMAFAAHGWPSVESGKIGIVRRYAFGCVGDFKVRIIGKKGHASWPEQTVDPIAAANEIYQHIPAILTRTVSGTEPKIMSVTYMQAGDVNVRNIIPQDCVFGGTMRAVKREVLEKMKAELEKEIKGICQVYGTSYEADIRIHGGSVKNAPELLNGVKKSAADVLGKKNVYIIEEDNLGGENFAEYSSRVPAVYMFIGIKPEEKEAIPGLHSPEYQFDDTVLAGAAAAFANIAIHGCMGELKEN, from the coding sequence ATGAGCAATATAAATGATAAGATAAGACAAATTGCAAAAGAGACAGAACCGGAACTGATCCATATCAGAAGAGAACTGCATCAGTATCCGGAGCTTGGAATCGATCTTCCAAAGACACACGAGATCATCAGCCGTGAGTTACATAAAATTCCAGGCCTTAAGATAAGAGAACATGCTGCCGGTGGGTATGGTCTGATCGCAGAACTTAAGGGGAAGAAAGAGCAAGGGAAAAATGTTCTGCTGCGGGCAGATATAGATGCACTTCCACTGGAAGAAAAAGTGGAAAGTGATTATAAATCCAGATATGATGGATGTATGCATGCATGCGGACACGACGGACATGCGACATGGCTGATCGGTGCGGCAAAGATTCTGGCGCAGTTGACAGATGAATTCGGCGGATGTATAAGATTTGCATTTCAGCCGGGGGAAGAAGTCGGACTTGGTGCGGATACAATGATAGAAGAAGATAAAGTACTGGAAGATCCGAAGATGGATATGGCATTTGCTGCACATGGCTGGCCATCTGTGGAGAGTGGAAAGATCGGAATCGTGAGACGCTATGCATTTGGCTGTGTGGGAGATTTTAAAGTCAGAATTATCGGAAAGAAGGGGCATGCATCATGGCCGGAGCAGACGGTTGATCCGATTGCGGCGGCAAATGAGATCTACCAGCATATCCCGGCAATACTGACACGTACAGTCAGCGGAACAGAGCCTAAGATCATGTCAGTTACTTATATGCAGGCAGGGGATGTGAATGTCAGAAATATCATTCCACAGGACTGCGTATTTGGCGGAACGATGAGGGCCGTAAAACGAGAAGTTCTGGAAAAAATGAAAGCAGAACTGGAAAAAGAGATCAAAGGAATCTGCCAGGTATACGGAACTTCTTATGAGGCAGATATCAGGATTCATGGTGGAAGTGTAAAGAATGCTCCGGAATTATTAAATGGAGTGAAAAAGTCAGCGGCAGATGTACTTGGAAAGAAAAATGTTTACATCATAGAAGAGGACAATCTGGGCGGAGAAAATTTTGCGGAATATAGCAGCCGTGTTCCAGCGGTCTATATGTTTATTGGAATAAAACCGGAAGAGAAAGAAGCGATTCCGGGTCTGCACAGTCCGGAATATCAGTTTGATGATACGGTACTGGCAGGAGCAGCCGCTGCATTTGCCAATATTGCGATTCACGGCTGTATGGGAGAACTGAAAGAAAATTAA
- a CDS encoding 4Fe-4S double cluster binding domain-containing protein: MNPTKEFRDYMISQGAALVGIGDLTAVPSSDYPVGIAVAIPLPKHVIKDLQLAPTREYYKLYTTLNDKLNAIVTAGEKYLTGRGYQAYAQTTDRITVDSDNRSPLPHKTVATRAGLGWIGKNCLLVTPQYGSAVRISSLLTDAPLTCDAPVTRSQCGACHACVRYCPAHALKNTLWRSGMPREDIVSVSACYKKQREIMRKSTGIDTDLCGKCFAVCTYTKQYLKQKQ, from the coding sequence ATGAATCCCACAAAAGAATTCAGAGATTATATGATCTCACAGGGTGCTGCTTTGGTCGGAATTGGGGATCTGACCGCAGTTCCATCTTCTGACTATCCGGTTGGAATTGCAGTCGCAATTCCCTTGCCGAAACATGTCATCAAAGATCTTCAACTTGCTCCAACCAGAGAATACTACAAACTGTATACTACTTTGAACGACAAACTGAATGCCATTGTAACTGCCGGTGAAAAATATCTGACAGGCAGAGGATACCAGGCTTATGCCCAGACAACAGACCGGATAACAGTAGACTCGGACAACCGCAGTCCTTTACCTCACAAAACTGTTGCCACCAGAGCCGGCCTCGGCTGGATCGGCAAAAACTGTCTGCTTGTAACACCACAATATGGCTCTGCTGTAAGGATTTCTTCTCTTCTGACCGATGCCCCGCTGACCTGCGATGCTCCGGTTACACGCTCTCAGTGCGGTGCCTGTCATGCCTGCGTCCGGTATTGCCCGGCACATGCACTGAAAAATACATTGTGGCGTTCGGGTATGCCACGCGAAGATATCGTATCTGTTTCTGCATGTTATAAGAAGCAGCGGGAAATTATGCGAAAGAGTACTGGGATTGATACGGATCTGTGCGGGAAGTGCTTTGCGGTCTGTACTTATACGAAGCAATATTTGAAGCAGAAACAGTAA
- a CDS encoding amino acid ABC transporter ATP-binding protein encodes MVKVEHLYKEFDENTKVLEDINLTINKNEVIAILGPSGTGKSTLLRCLNYLTVPTKGKITIGDVTVDAQNHTKKDVIELRKHSSMVFQGYNLFKNKTALENVMEALTVVQKKSKAEAEKIALELLDKVGMSERKDFYPSKLSGGQQQRVGIARALAVNPNVVLFDEPTSALDPELVGEVLNTIKSLAEEGTTMILVTHEIGFAREVASRILFMDGGRIAADGRPEEIIDHPENQRLQQFLNFVNRK; translated from the coding sequence TTGGTTAAGGTTGAACATTTATATAAAGAATTTGATGAAAATACAAAAGTATTAGAAGATATCAATCTGACGATCAATAAGAATGAAGTGATTGCAATTTTAGGACCTTCGGGAACTGGTAAATCTACATTACTCAGATGTCTGAATTACCTGACAGTACCGACAAAGGGAAAAATAACAATTGGTGATGTAACGGTAGATGCACAGAACCATACAAAGAAGGATGTAATAGAATTGAGAAAACATTCTTCCATGGTATTTCAGGGATATAATCTTTTCAAGAATAAGACTGCATTAGAAAATGTAATGGAAGCGCTGACCGTTGTACAAAAAAAGTCAAAGGCAGAGGCGGAAAAAATTGCGTTAGAACTGCTGGATAAGGTAGGAATGAGTGAAAGAAAGGACTTTTACCCATCGAAACTGTCCGGAGGACAACAGCAGAGAGTTGGAATTGCAAGAGCACTTGCAGTAAATCCGAATGTGGTATTATTTGATGAGCCGACATCGGCATTGGATCCGGAACTGGTAGGAGAAGTACTGAATACGATCAAATCTCTTGCCGAAGAAGGAACGACAATGATTCTGGTTACGCATGAGATTGGATTTGCAAGAGAAGTAGCAAGCAGAATCCTGTTCATGGACGGAGGAAGAATTGCAGCCGATGGAAGACCGGAAGAAATCATCGATCATCCAGAGAATCAAAGACTTCAGCAGTTCCTGAATTTTGTTAATCGGAAATAG
- a CDS encoding double-cubane-cluster-containing anaerobic reductase produces the protein MKLVQNLPEIFEEFGEKKREAFLEIKEYKDKGIPVIGMYCAYFPTELAMAAGAIPVGLCSFSNETITAAERDLPKSMCPLVKSSYGFAISDRCPFFHFADLVIGETTCDGKKKMYELMSEFKPVHVMELPNSQSERGLAFWKSEIIRTKEYLEEFFHIVITEEMIRDAVHLNNEIRMSLKNLCELMKLDPAPVKGEDIQKMVQGSKYRFDFATTPGVVKEVIDKIMTEYRQGKHLEKRPRILVTGCPIGGDSLKVIRAIEDNGGVVVAIENCSGVRTLGNPVEEDCEDIYEAIARKYLSTGCSIMTPNDNRIDLIGEIIDEYHVDGVVEMILTGCHATGAESVYIRKFVTEEKHLPYIAVDTDYSTADQGQIATRLTAFLEMIQPGTDEDLDINYCYKIVLAGMTEQRSRAEILEEIWKYTHIPVCIKSGEQETEEWVGISREEAEQECGKRMEYKLSEKNGVVMAVVPEGVNKESVEELLELLAKSYHMRTHTRETEEREIPDYMWIITEEPKNLIHIGRDLTKQARVNKMLTGLKLRQIQDNELFISGMDGKEARNGIIDVCRKSMEDEDGKIMIGNGFSDWGKKEENRQLQWQVLNMAVRQKQKEQVLLVENYYHELAISCISENLGQENIYLEELEILKEEDRKTGKELYKTLYWYLRMKRNVAQTAARLRIHRNTLLPRIARINELLDLDEKDGMECERILMGMEIEKLKND, from the coding sequence ATGAAACTGGTGCAGAATTTACCAGAGATATTTGAAGAGTTTGGAGAAAAAAAGAGAGAAGCATTTCTGGAAATAAAAGAATATAAGGATAAGGGAATTCCGGTTATAGGGATGTATTGTGCCTATTTCCCGACAGAACTTGCAATGGCAGCGGGAGCAATCCCGGTAGGCCTTTGCTCTTTTTCAAATGAGACGATCACGGCTGCGGAACGCGATCTGCCGAAAAGTATGTGTCCGCTGGTAAAATCCAGTTATGGATTTGCGATCAGTGACAGATGTCCGTTTTTTCATTTTGCTGATCTTGTGATCGGAGAGACGACCTGTGACGGAAAAAAGAAGATGTACGAGCTGATGTCGGAATTCAAGCCAGTTCATGTAATGGAACTTCCGAACAGTCAATCCGAAAGAGGACTTGCTTTCTGGAAAAGTGAGATTATTCGTACAAAAGAATATCTGGAAGAATTCTTTCATATAGTGATTACGGAAGAGATGATCCGTGATGCAGTACATTTAAATAATGAGATCCGTATGTCGTTGAAGAACCTTTGCGAATTGATGAAACTGGATCCGGCTCCTGTAAAGGGGGAAGATATCCAGAAGATGGTGCAGGGGAGTAAATATCGATTCGATTTTGCAACAACTCCGGGAGTGGTGAAAGAAGTGATCGATAAGATCATGACAGAATACAGACAGGGAAAGCATCTGGAAAAACGCCCGAGAATACTGGTGACAGGATGCCCGATTGGCGGCGACAGCCTGAAAGTGATCCGTGCGATAGAAGATAATGGCGGAGTTGTTGTGGCGATTGAAAACTGCAGCGGTGTGCGGACACTGGGAAATCCGGTGGAGGAAGACTGCGAAGACATCTACGAAGCCATTGCAAGAAAATATCTGTCAACGGGATGTTCGATCATGACACCGAACGATAACCGGATCGATCTGATTGGTGAGATCATTGATGAATATCATGTAGATGGAGTTGTCGAGATGATATTGACCGGATGTCATGCGACAGGGGCAGAGTCTGTCTATATAAGAAAATTTGTGACAGAAGAGAAACACTTACCGTATATTGCGGTCGATACGGATTATTCTACTGCAGATCAGGGACAGATCGCCACCAGACTGACAGCGTTTCTGGAAATGATCCAGCCAGGGACAGATGAAGATCTGGATATCAATTATTGCTATAAGATTGTGCTGGCAGGGATGACGGAACAAAGGTCAAGAGCAGAAATTTTGGAAGAAATATGGAAATATACGCATATTCCGGTATGTATAAAGAGCGGGGAACAAGAAACAGAAGAATGGGTTGGAATCAGCAGGGAAGAAGCAGAACAGGAATGTGGAAAGAGAATGGAATATAAACTGTCAGAAAAGAATGGAGTTGTGATGGCAGTTGTTCCAGAGGGCGTCAATAAGGAAAGTGTGGAAGAACTCTTAGAATTGTTGGCAAAAAGCTATCACATGAGAACGCATACCCGTGAGACAGAAGAAAGAGAAATTCCGGATTATATGTGGATTATAACGGAAGAACCAAAAAATCTTATACATATCGGACGGGATCTGACAAAACAGGCCAGAGTGAACAAAATGCTCACCGGATTGAAGCTAAGGCAGATACAGGATAATGAATTATTTATATCGGGAATGGATGGCAAAGAAGCCAGAAACGGTATAATTGATGTGTGTCGCAAATCTATGGAAGATGAAGATGGAAAAATAATGATCGGAAATGGATTTTCGGACTGGGGGAAAAAAGAAGAGAACAGACAGTTGCAGTGGCAAGTATTGAATATGGCTGTAAGACAGAAACAGAAAGAACAGGTACTGCTTGTGGAAAATTATTACCATGAACTTGCAATTAGTTGTATCAGTGAGAATCTGGGACAGGAAAACATATATCTGGAAGAATTAGAGATTTTGAAAGAGGAGGATAGGAAAACGGGAAAAGAACTTTATAAGACTTTGTACTGGTACCTTCGGATGAAACGGAACGTTGCACAGACGGCCGCAAGACTTAGGATCCACAGAAATACATTACTGCCAAGAATTGCACGGATCAATGAGCTTTTAGATCTGGATGAAAAAGACGGAATGGAATGTGAAAGAATTCTGATGGGAATGGAAATAGAAAAGTTAAAAAATGACTGA
- a CDS encoding transporter substrate-binding domain-containing protein, giving the protein MKKRVLAALLVTMMTVGTVAGCGSNAKSDDSDKKASSESKSDDKKDSGKKVTVVTSGTGEPYSLISDDGKWTGIDAEMWDEIEKRTGWEVEVKQASFDAMWGELDTGRADVVANCLAVKEERTDKYNATIPYYGDSQCIIVNDDSDYKTSDDLKGKTVGCTNGQAAQTIIEDMAKEKGFTVKLYEDSAVGMNDLKLGRIDAYANTTTNVNAFTHNNTDAKFRFFDEQLLANNVAYFLQKTDDGDKLTKELDDVIQDMLDDGTVAKITEKWMYADMTKLIQK; this is encoded by the coding sequence ATGAAAAAACGTGTATTAGCTGCTTTATTAGTAACTATGATGACAGTAGGAACTGTTGCAGGATGCGGAAGCAATGCCAAATCTGATGATTCAGATAAAAAAGCAAGTTCAGAGTCTAAGAGTGATGACAAAAAAGATTCCGGAAAGAAAGTAACAGTTGTTACATCTGGAACAGGAGAACCATACAGCCTTATTTCTGATGATGGAAAATGGACAGGTATCGACGCAGAGATGTGGGATGAAATTGAAAAACGTACCGGATGGGAAGTAGAAGTAAAACAGGCTTCTTTCGATGCTATGTGGGGAGAACTGGATACAGGACGTGCTGATGTAGTTGCAAACTGCCTTGCAGTAAAAGAAGAAAGAACAGACAAATATAATGCAACAATCCCATACTACGGAGATTCACAGTGCATTATCGTAAATGATGATTCTGATTACAAGACATCTGATGATTTAAAGGGAAAGACTGTAGGATGTACAAACGGACAGGCTGCACAGACAATCATCGAAGACATGGCGAAAGAAAAAGGATTTACAGTAAAACTTTATGAAGACAGTGCTGTAGGTATGAACGATCTGAAACTTGGAAGAATTGATGCATATGCGAATACAACAACAAATGTAAATGCATTTACACATAACAATACAGATGCAAAATTCCGTTTCTTTGATGAACAGCTTCTGGCAAATAATGTAGCTTATTTCCTCCAAAAAACAGATGACGGAGATAAACTGACAAAAGAATTAGATGATGTAATCCAGGATATGTTAGATGACGGAACAGTAGCAAAGATTACTGAAAAATGGATGTATGCTGATATGACAAAATTAATCCAGAAATAA
- a CDS encoding XdhC family protein → MESRMMELMEAIQESEGQAERRVLTLLGGRYISEKALVIDGKIVWESRKNGYFHGYTDEIKNITESGITYIGNEKVFCDTLGQEKQIVICGAGHVSIPVIKMAVMMDCEVIVLEDRPMYADHARMAGASQVICEPFEEALDKIQGSADTYFVILTRGHRYDQICLEKIAAKEHAYIGMIGSRRRTALVKQSLAEKGVDQEVLDAVYTPIGLDIGAQTPAEIGVAIIAEIIEVKNRKKRTYGYSKEIMRALTAQEPYPEKKIMATIITRHGSAPQGLGTKMLIYRDGRCVGTIGGGCMEARVIQIARLMAAGEGEQARICHVDMTGNEAEEEGMVCGGEVDVFLEIV, encoded by the coding sequence ATGGAAAGTAGAATGATGGAATTAATGGAAGCGATTCAGGAAAGTGAAGGACAGGCAGAACGCAGGGTGCTTACTTTGCTGGGCGGCAGATACATTTCTGAAAAGGCACTGGTCATAGATGGAAAAATTGTCTGGGAAAGCAGGAAAAATGGTTATTTTCATGGATATACAGATGAGATAAAGAATATTACAGAAAGTGGAATCACCTATATTGGAAATGAGAAAGTATTCTGCGATACATTGGGACAGGAAAAACAGATTGTGATCTGTGGTGCCGGTCATGTGTCGATTCCGGTGATTAAAATGGCAGTGATGATGGACTGTGAGGTAATTGTACTGGAAGATCGTCCGATGTATGCGGATCATGCAAGAATGGCCGGGGCGTCACAGGTTATCTGTGAACCATTCGAAGAAGCACTGGACAAGATACAGGGAAGTGCGGATACGTATTTTGTGATCCTGACGAGAGGACACCGGTATGACCAGATCTGTCTGGAGAAAATAGCTGCAAAAGAGCATGCCTATATCGGTATGATCGGAAGCCGCAGAAGAACAGCACTGGTAAAACAAAGTCTGGCGGAAAAAGGCGTGGATCAGGAGGTGCTGGATGCAGTGTATACACCGATCGGTCTGGATATCGGAGCGCAGACACCGGCAGAGATCGGAGTGGCAATTATTGCAGAGATTATTGAAGTAAAGAACAGGAAGAAACGGACTTATGGATATTCCAAAGAAATTATGCGTGCGCTGACTGCTCAGGAACCGTATCCGGAAAAGAAGATAATGGCAACGATCATTACCAGACATGGTTCCGCACCACAGGGGCTGGGAACCAAAATGCTGATATACAGAGATGGCCGCTGCGTTGGGACGATCGGCGGTGGATGTATGGAAGCAAGAGTCATCCAGATTGCCAGACTTATGGCAGCAGGAGAGGGAGAACAGGCAAGGATCTGCCATGTAGACATGACCGGAAATGAAGCCGAAGAAGAAGGTATGGTCTGTGGCGGGGAAGTGGATGTATTTCTGGAAATCGTCTAA
- a CDS encoding helix-turn-helix domain-containing protein, translating into MYEIDVCYKIIFEAMLEKPELKSIAEKINKYTGAKIIFVSGSGKILAYSYACEQDNSESVKWNHVTFSEYEKFRRGEAAGAYQIALKPVEIPGRPDGYVVILYSEEEFRQFFEELAGVLGQAVKHYFAEAEKELVVLQPMREALLAWSLFHGKTEGIRQIEEIWAGQYIEVMVLKKDLKGKQVLWVKGIWDSYCICEETDRILILFYGLRTRNTEEVYRKITEKGIRCSISEPYGKLDRCEAKYKLLNRMAMVSGLENDPVMKREKEWSVQGLYTYTTPLFKEAGLSDYRLLRLLQEDRENNTDLYYTLKVYLLNENNVTMAADSLHIHRNTLVYRLKQIRECIEADINDNETARELLAFMMMYDVSRQDQKRQK; encoded by the coding sequence ATGTATGAGATTGATGTCTGTTATAAAATAATTTTTGAAGCAATGCTGGAAAAGCCGGAATTGAAGAGTATTGCTGAAAAGATAAATAAATATACGGGTGCGAAGATAATATTTGTGTCAGGGTCTGGAAAGATCCTGGCATATTCGTATGCATGCGAGCAGGATAACAGCGAATCTGTCAAATGGAACCATGTAACATTTTCTGAATATGAGAAGTTCCGTCGGGGAGAGGCTGCAGGAGCGTATCAGATTGCTTTGAAACCGGTTGAAATACCGGGAAGGCCAGACGGATATGTAGTCATTTTGTATTCGGAAGAAGAGTTCCGGCAGTTTTTTGAAGAGCTGGCAGGTGTGCTCGGACAGGCAGTAAAGCATTATTTCGCGGAAGCAGAGAAAGAGCTGGTGGTTTTACAGCCGATGCGTGAAGCGCTGCTTGCTTGGAGTCTGTTCCATGGAAAGACAGAAGGAATACGGCAGATAGAAGAGATATGGGCCGGACAGTATATAGAAGTGATGGTATTAAAAAAAGATCTTAAGGGAAAACAGGTTTTGTGGGTAAAAGGAATATGGGACAGTTATTGTATCTGCGAAGAAACGGACAGGATCCTAATATTATTTTATGGATTAAGAACAAGAAATACGGAAGAAGTTTACCGGAAGATCACGGAAAAAGGGATAAGATGCAGCATCAGTGAACCATATGGAAAATTAGACAGATGCGAGGCAAAGTATAAGTTGTTAAATCGTATGGCGATGGTGAGCGGACTGGAAAATGATCCGGTTATGAAACGGGAAAAGGAATGGTCGGTACAGGGACTTTATACATATACAACACCGCTCTTTAAAGAAGCGGGATTAAGTGATTACCGGTTGTTACGGCTGCTTCAGGAAGACAGAGAGAATAATACGGATCTCTACTATACATTAAAGGTATATCTGCTGAATGAAAATAATGTAACAATGGCGGCAGACAGCCTTCATATTCACAGAAATACACTGGTCTACCGGTTAAAGCAGATCAGGGAATGTATAGAAGCTGATATCAATGATAACGAAACAGCAAGGGAACTGCTGGCATTTATGATGATGTATGACGTGTCGAGACAAGATCAGAAAAGGCAAAAGTAA